In one window of Primulina tabacum isolate GXHZ01 chromosome 8, ASM2559414v2, whole genome shotgun sequence DNA:
- the LOC142553860 gene encoding glutathione reductase, chloroplastic-like → MAATSLSTPRLGSSLSSPALQTLRTYRFAIPFLSFPRSHKQVTSRNFHALSPLNRRFSTAIRSESTNGAEPPRKYDFDLFTIGAGSGGVRASRFAANFGASVAICELPFATISSDTAGGFGGTCVLRGCVPKKLLVYASKFSHEFEESGGFGWNYEAEPKHDWSTLIANKNAELLRLTGIYKNILQNAGVKLIEGRGKIVDPHTVDVGGKLFSAKNILISVGGRPVIPDIPGSEYAIDSDAALDLPSKPTKIAIVGGGYIAVEFAGIFNGLKSDVHVFLRQKKVLRGFDEEIRDIVGEQMALRGVKFYPEETGQSIVKSSDGSLSLKTNKGTVDGFSHVMFATGRKPNTKNLGLETVGVKLSKKGAIEVDEYSQTSVPSIWAVGDVTDRINLTPVALMEGGALAKTLFANEPTKPDHREVPSAVFSQPPIGQVGLTEEQATKEYGDVDVYTSNFRPLKATISGLPDRVFMKLIVCAKTNKVLGLHMCGEDSPEIVQGFAVAVKASLTKADFDTTVGIHPTAAEELVTMRTPTRKIRSSSSEEMEDSQAKAAAKV, encoded by the exons ATGGCGGCGACGTCTCTCAGTACGCCTCGTCTCGGCTCCTCCCTCTCTTCTCCGGCGCTGCAAACTCTTCGCACCTACAGATTTGCGATTCCTTTCCTTTCCTTCCCTCGCTCCCATAAACAAGTCACTTCCAGAAACTTCCACGCACTCTCTCCTCTGAATCGCCGATTCTCGACAGCGATTCGCTCGGAGTCCACAAACGGAGCTGAGCCGCCTCGGAAGTACGACTTCGACCTTTTTACTATCGGTGCTGGCAGCGGCGGCGTCAGAGCTTCTCGATTTGCCGCTAATTTTGGGGCTTCAGTTGCTATCTGCGAGCTGCCTTTCGCTACCATTTCTTCCGACACCGCTGGCGGCTTCGGCGGCAC GTGCGTGCTGCGCGGATGTGTACCAAAAAAACTCCTTGTATATGCATCCAAATTTTCTCATGAATTTGAAGAGAGTGGTGGATTTGGATGGAATTATGAAGCAGAACCTAAGCATGATTGGAGTACCTTAATAGCTAATAAGAATGCCGAATTGCTGCGCCTTACTGGTATTTACAAAAATATACTGCAAAATGCTGGTGTCAAGCTGATTGAAGGTCGTGGCAAG ATTGTGGACCCACATACAGTGGATGTGGGTGGAAAACTTTTCTCAGCAAAAAACATTCTTATTTCTGTTGGTGGGCGTCCTGTCATTCCTGATATTCCTGGGAGCGAATATGCGATAGACTCCGATGCAGCCCTAGATTTACCTTCAAAACCTACAAAAATTGCTATCGTTGGAGGAGGTTATATTGCAGTCGAGTTCGCTGGAATCTTCAATGGATTGAAAAGTGATGTGCATGTGTTTTTGAGGCAGAAGAAGGTGTTGAGAGGTTTTGATGAAGAG ATCAGAGACATTGTTGGGGAACAAATGGCATTGAGGGGAGTTAAGTTCTATCCTGAGGAGACGGGACAATCCATTGTCAAGTCATCGGATGGTTCATTATCTTTGAAAACTAACAAAGGAACAGTTGATGGCTTTTCTCATGTCATGTTTGCAACAGGACGCAAACCCAATACAAAG AATTTGGGTTTGGAAACAGTAGGAGTGAAATTGTCCAAGAAAGGAGCCATAGAG GTTGATGAATACTCTCAGACTTCTGTTCCATCAATATGGGCAGTTGGAGATGTTACTGACAGAATAAATTTGACCCCAGTGGCCTTGATGGAAGGAGGAGCGTTGGCAAAAACGCTTTTTGCCAACGAACCAACAAAACCAGATCACAG GGAAGTACCGTCTGCTGTTTTTTCTCAGCCACCTATTGGTCAAGTTGGTCTTACAGAAGAGCAG GCAACAAAGGAATATGGCGATGTTGATGTTTATACTTCGAACTTTAGGCCTCTGAAGGCTACTATTTCAGGTCTTCCTGACCGAGTTTTCATGAAACTTATAGTATGTGCAAAGACAAATAAAGTTCTTGGTTTGCACATGTGTGGCGAAGATTCGCCAGAGATTGTCCAG GGATTTGCAGTAGCTGTCAAAGCTAGCTTGACAAAAGCAGATTTTGATACCACCGTAGGTATCCACCCTACAGCAGCCGAGGAGCTTGTTACCATGAGGACACCTACACGGAAGATCCGAAGTTCTTCATCGGAG